The genomic DNA CCACCGCCACGTCCCGCAGCCGCCAGAGCACGTCCGCGTTGACCCACGCCGCCTCGCGCGCCTTGTCGATGCTCCAGTTGCCGAGCAGGTCGAGCACCGGCGACAGGTCGCGGTCGACGGTGCGCACCACCTCGTCCTCGAACGACTGCCGCACCTGCTGCTCGATCGAGCCGAGCAGCGCGTTGACCCGCAGGTAGTCGTCGTGGATCGCGGCCGGCACCAGCCCGCGCTGCTCGCACGTCGTCACCACGGCGATGGGCAGGTCGTGGTTGATGTGGGCGTTCATCCCGGCGATCGCGAACTGCACCGCCAGCACCCGCGGCGCCGCCCGCCGCGCGAACAGCGGCGCCCACGCGCGCGGCACCCGCTGCCCGGCGTCCGCCGCGTCGACGGCCGCCAGGAACAGCTCGGCGAACGTCACGTCCAGCGCCGTCATCGCGTCCGGGTCGGCGAAGTACCCGGCGCCGATCCGGTCGCGCACCAGCTCGGTCACCTGGAGGTACATCCGGTCGAAGCAGGCCACGCCGTCACCCGGCGGCAGCGCCGCCTCGATCGCCGCCATCCGCGCGACCACGTCCGCGATGCTGTCCGGCGGCGTGCCGCCGCCGCCGTCGTCGGTGCGTACCATCCCCCGTCCTCCCGTCAGGGCGTGCGGCCCATGAACCCGAGCAGCCGGTCCCGCACCGGCGCGTCGTCCGGCACCGGCACCGCGTGCGCGAACGGCATCCCCTCGCCGCGGTACTGGTCCGGCAGCGTCGCCACCGCCCGGTCGTAGGTCACCGCCAGCTCGTCGTCGGTGAACGGCGGCTCCTGCCCCGTCGCCCGCGCCAGGTCCAGGCCGTGCGTGACGTACTCCATCAGCGTCATGCCGAGCACGTTCGCCGCGGGCAGCTCCATCGAGGAGAGCTTCACCGTCCGGTCCGTGCCGTGCTCCCGCCAGCCGCGGACGCACTCCGCCGCGGCCGCGCGGAAGTCGCCGGCCGGGTCGTCGGAGGCGTAGGCGTTCGGGTCGCCCTCGAACGTCCGGCCGTTGGCGCCCTCCGCGAACGCCCGCAGCCAGCCGACCATGTGGAACACCAGCGTCTTCACGTCGTACTCGGGGCAGGGCGTCGGGTCGCCGTGCTGCTCCGGGCGCACGTTCTCGATCAACGTCGCGCCCTTGTCCAGGACGCCCTCCAGCACATCGACATCGCTCATGCCCGCATCCTGCCCCAACGCGCCGTGGTACCACAGTGGTACCATCACCTCATGGCGCTGAACCTGCGTACCGACGAGACGCTCGACACGGCTCTGTCCACGCTGGCGGCAGCCGAGGGCGTGTCGAAGCAGGAGGTCATCCGCCGCGCGGTGCTGGACCGGTACGAACGCGCCGGGCACCAGGCAGCCGTCGACGCGAGCGCGCAGCGGATGGTCGAGCGCTGGGGTGATGTCCTCGACCGCCTCGGCTGCGTGTGACCTACCTCGACCTGGAGGACCTGCTCCGGCTGGTCCGCCTACTGGGGGCCGGGCCGGTGCGCGACGTGGGCCTGCTCGACTCGGCGGCGGCGCGGCCGCGGTCGACGGCGTTCGGGACGGACGCGTACCCGACGCTCGCGCTGAAGGCGGCTGCCCTGCTGCACTCGATCGCCGGCAACCACGCGCTCGTCGACGGCAACAAGCGGCTCGCCTGGCTCGCGACGGTGGTGTTCCTCGACCTGAACGGCGCGGCAACGGCGCTGGCCGACGACGCGGCGTTCGCCTTGGTGATGGACGTCGCCGCCGGCGCGGTCGACGTACCCGATATCGCGGACCGGCTCGACGTCACGCCGTAACGGTCTGCTCGTCGGGAAAGGAGCGTCCGTGTCGCTGGTATAGCGGCCGCAGAGCCCGGGTCGCCAGGACGCTATTACCGACCTGGTTGTTCTCCAGGAAGATCCGATCCAGCACGGCGAACTGCGCCGGGCTCAACCTGCCCATCGCGTCGATGCGTCTAGCCGCCGCCTCCGCGTCGTAGTAGTTGCCGGCCGTCCGCAGCGCCTCGAACATCCCGCCGGTGATCCTGTCGCTGAGGCCGGGGAGCCCGGTGAGCCACCCGATCAGAGGTGTGGAGGCGGTCATCGGGTCGGCATCCGACGCGCTGCCCCACTGCGTCGCGCCCGGAAATCCACGTGGCGGTTGCGGTCCGAGGCGCAGGAAGAACATCGGAAGACCACGCCCCAGCGCCCAACCGATTTCCTGGTGGCACCAGGCGCTGTCGTTGACCTCCGGGTGGACCAGCCCGGCGAAAACTTCCGCCGTGTTCAGCGCCCGGACGATCTGTTCCTGCCACTGCCGGGTGGGCTCGATGTCCTCGTGTGCGACGAACGCATGCACGCCGACGACAGCGAGCTCGTTCGCGACGTCAGTCGCGAAGCCCTTGTGGTGGGCGGAGTGCGACAGGAACAACCGCACCGTGTCCGGACGCCAGAGTCCCGAGGGGTCTGCTGCGGCGGCGGCACCCAGCACTTCTGTCACATCGACGTCGAAGACAGCGCTGTACACCTCCACGAGCGTCTGGTCGGGCGCGTCGGACAATCGCCTCGCGATGACCTCGCCGACGAAGTCGTATCCGAGATCCACCTCGTCCAGCCCCGCCTCGTGCAGGACGAGGTTGATCGGTGGTGCCGGTACATCGTCGGGCAGGGTGCCTTTGGCGACCGCGTCGAGCACCTGGCGAATCAGTCGGACCCGATCACGCATCGCCAGCGGCATGACGCGAGCGTACGTCCCACGCTCTCGGGACGCTCCTCGGGGATGATGGGCGCATGACACGACCTGCCGCGCCGTTCGGGACCGTGCTCACGGCGATGGTGACGCCGTTCCGCGACGACGGCTCCCTCGACCTCGACGGCGCCGCCGCGCTCGCGACCCACCTGGTGGACCTCGGCAACGACGGCCTCGTCGTCAACGGCACCACCGGCGAGTCGCCGACCACCACCGACGACGAGAAGGAACGCCTCGTCCGCGCCGTGGTGGAGGCCGTCGGCGACCGGGCGCACGTCGTGGCGGGCGTCGGCACCAACGACACCGCACACACGACCGAGCTAGCGCGTCAGGCGGAGAAGGCGGGGGCGCACGCGCTGCTCGTCGTGACGCCGTACTACAGCAAGCCGCCGCAGGAGGGCCTGCGCCGCCACTTCGAGACGGTGGCCGACGCGACCGGGCTGCCGTGCCTGCTCTACGACATCCCCGGCCGCACCGGCGCGCCGATCGCGACGGAGACGCTGCAACGTCTCGCCGAGCACGACCGGATCGTCGCGGTGAAGGACGCGAAGGACGACCTGGCGGCGGCGAGCGAGGTGCTGGCGACGACCGACCTCGCGTTCTACTCCGGCACCGACGTCCTCAACCTGCCGCTGCTCAGCGTCGGCGCGTGCGGCTTCGTCAGCGTCGTGGGGCACCTGTTCGCGGACCGGCTGAAGGAGCTGGCGGAGGCGTTCTTCGCCGGCGACAACGACCGCGCGAAGGCGATCCACCAGGGCCTGCTGCCCGCGTACACGGGCTTCTTCCGCACCCAGGGCGTCATCACGGCGAAGGCCGCGCTGCGCGCCAAGGGGCTGCCCGCCGGGCCGACCCGGCCGCCGCTGTGCGACGCCACCGACGCCGAGGTCGAACGCCTCACCCGCGACCTGGCCGACGCGGGGTACGCGCTGTGAGCCACCCGCACCCGGAGCTGACCGGGCCGCCGCCGCTGGCCGACGGCGCGTTGCGGGTGGTGCCGCTCGGCGGCCTCGGCGAGATCGGCCGCAACATGACGGTCTTCGAGTACGGCGGCCGCCTGCTGATCGTGGACTGCGGGGTGCTGTTCCCGGAGACGGAGCAGCCGGGCGTCGACCTGATCCTGCCGGACTTCTCCTACGTGCGGGACCGCCTCGACGACGTCGACGCGCTGGTGCTGACCCACGCGCACGAGGACCACATCGGCGCGGTGCCGTTCCTGCTGCGCGAACGCCCCGACATCCGCATCGCGGGCACCCGGCTGACGCTGGCGCTGCTCGACAGCAAGCTCCGCGAGCACCGGATCACGCCAAACCTCGAGACCGTGCGCGAGGGGGACACCCGCACGTACGGGCCGTTCGAGTGCGAGTTCGTCGCCGTCAACCACAGCGTCCCCGACGCGCTCGCGGTCGGCATCCGTACGCCGGCCGGGCTGGTCGTGCACAGCGGCGACTTCAAGATGGACCAGCTCCCGATCGACGGGCGGATCACCGACCTGGGGGCGTTCAGCGAGTTCGGGCGCGAGGGCGTCGACCTGCTGCTGTCGGACTCGACCAACGCGGAGTTCCCCGGCTTCGTGACGAGCGAGCGGGACGTGGGGGAGGAGCTGCGGCGGATCTTCGCGGCGGCGAAGGGGCGGATCATCACCGCCTGCTTCGCGAGCCACGTGCACCGCGTGCAGCAGGTCATCGACGCGGCGCACGAGCACGGGCGCAAGGTGGCGTTCGTCGGGCGGTCGATGGTGCGCAACATGGAGGTCGCGCGCGAGCTCGGCTACCTGCGCGTCCCCGGCGACATCCTCATGAACGCCCGCGAGATCGACGCGCTGCCCGCCCGCCAGGTCTGCCTGGTGTCGACCGGCTCGCAGGGCGAGCCGCTGTCCGCGCTGTCACGGATGGCGAACCGCGACCACCCGGTCCGCATCGAGGCCGACGACACGGTCGTGCTCGCGTCCAGCCTCATCCCCGGCAACGAGAACGCCGTCCACCGGGTCATCAACGGCCTGCACCGCTGGGGCGCCACCGTCCTGCACAAGGGGAACTCCCTCGTCCACGTCTCCGGCCACGCGCCCGCCGGGGAGCTGCTGTTCCTCCTCAACGCCACCAAGCCGGCCAACTTCCTCCCCATCCACGGGGAGTGGCGGCACCTGCGCGCGCACGGCCGGCTCGCCGAGGCGACCGGCGTGCCGCGGGAGCGGATCGTCTACGCCGAGGACGGCGTCGTGGTCGACCTGGCCGACGGCGTCGCGAGCGTCGTCGGCCGCGTCCAGTGCGGCTACGTCTACGTCGACGGCCTGGTCGTCGGCGACGTCTCGGACATGGCGCTGAAGGACCGGCGCATCCTCGGCGACGAGGGGTTCATCACCGTCGTCGTCGTCGTGGACTCGATGACCGGGAAGGTGAGCGCCGGCCCGGAGTTCTTCGCGCGCGGGTTCAGCGACGCGGGGGCGGCGCCGTTCGCGGAGGCGGAGCAACGCGTCGCGGACGCGCTGTCCGGCGCGGGCGCGGAGGGCGTCGGCGACACCCAGGCGTTGCAGCAGCTCGTCCGCCGCGCGGTCGGCAAGTGGGTCTCCGAGACCTACGGCCGCCGCCCGATGATCATCCCGGTCGTCGTCGAGGTCTGACCCGTGGCGCGGCCGGCCGGGCCCCCGCTGCCGGCCGGCCGCGCGCACGCGAGAACGGTCGCGCGGTCGCGCGCCTCCTCCACTGCACGTTCCGGCGCGGCAATGATTACGAACGCCGTCACGGCTGGGGCGTTTGGTGTTTGTGTGACGCCTGTGACGCGGTTACCGTGCGTGCATGGCCTCTCGCGCGCCCAGCACGCCGGCCCGTCAGCGGGCGGCGCGCACGCGCGCGACCATCGACCTCACCGAGGCGGAGCAGGCGGCGTACGACGCCGGCCGCACCCGCGCCGCCCGCAACGCCCGCACCGGCACCCGGGCCGCGCCCCGCACGCCCGCCAAGCGCACCCCGGCGAAGAAGCCCGCCAGCCGCAACGCCGCCCGCAAGCCGGCCGCGCGCAAGCCGGCGAAGCGCCCCGCCTCCGCCCGCCTGCTGCGCGCGCTGGCCCGCGCCGTCGCCGGCATCTGGACGCTGCTCGCCCGCGCGCTCGGCGCCTCCGCGCGCGCCGTCGGTCACGGCGCCCGCGACCTCGACCCCGCCCACCGCCGCGACGGCGCCGGGCTCGGCGCGCTCGCCGCCGCGATCGTCACGGCCGCCGCCTGCTGGTGGCACGCGTCCGGCTTCCTCGGCGGCCCGGTCGAGGCCGTCGTCCGCGGCACGGTGGGCAGCGCGGCCGCGCTGGTGCCG from Mycobacteriales bacterium includes the following:
- a CDS encoding toll/interleukin-1 receptor domain-containing protein, whose product is MPLAMRDRVRLIRQVLDAVAKGTLPDDVPAPPINLVLHEAGLDEVDLGYDFVGEVIARRLSDAPDQTLVEVYSAVFDVDVTEVLGAAAAADPSGLWRPDTVRLFLSHSAHHKGFATDVANELAVVGVHAFVAHEDIEPTRQWQEQIVRALNTAEVFAGLVHPEVNDSAWCHQEIGWALGRGLPMFFLRLGPQPPRGFPGATQWGSASDADPMTASTPLIGWLTGLPGLSDRITGGMFEALRTAGNYYDAEAAARRIDAMGRLSPAQFAVLDRIFLENNQVGNSVLATRALRPLYQRHGRSFPDEQTVTA
- a CDS encoding TIGR03086 family metal-binding protein — its product is MSDVDVLEGVLDKGATLIENVRPEQHGDPTPCPEYDVKTLVFHMVGWLRAFAEGANGRTFEGDPNAYASDDPAGDFRAAAAECVRGWREHGTDRTVKLSSMELPAANVLGMTLMEYVTHGLDLARATGQEPPFTDDELAVTYDRAVATLPDQYRGEGMPFAHAVPVPDDAPVRDRLLGFMGRTP
- the dapA gene encoding 4-hydroxy-tetrahydrodipicolinate synthase, with protein sequence MTRPAAPFGTVLTAMVTPFRDDGSLDLDGAAALATHLVDLGNDGLVVNGTTGESPTTTDDEKERLVRAVVEAVGDRAHVVAGVGTNDTAHTTELARQAEKAGAHALLVVTPYYSKPPQEGLRRHFETVADATGLPCLLYDIPGRTGAPIATETLQRLAEHDRIVAVKDAKDDLAAASEVLATTDLAFYSGTDVLNLPLLSVGACGFVSVVGHLFADRLKELAEAFFAGDNDRAKAIHQGLLPAYTGFFRTQGVITAKAALRAKGLPAGPTRPPLCDATDAEVERLTRDLADAGYAL
- a CDS encoding Fic family protein yields the protein MRVTYLDLEDLLRLVRLLGAGPVRDVGLLDSAAARPRSTAFGTDAYPTLALKAAALLHSIAGNHALVDGNKRLAWLATVVFLDLNGAATALADDAAFALVMDVAAGAVDVPDIADRLDVTP
- a CDS encoding type II toxin-antitoxin system VapB family antitoxin, whose translation is MALNLRTDETLDTALSTLAAAEGVSKQEVIRRAVLDRYERAGHQAAVDASAQRMVERWGDVLDRLGCV
- a CDS encoding ribonuclease J gives rise to the protein MSHPHPELTGPPPLADGALRVVPLGGLGEIGRNMTVFEYGGRLLIVDCGVLFPETEQPGVDLILPDFSYVRDRLDDVDALVLTHAHEDHIGAVPFLLRERPDIRIAGTRLTLALLDSKLREHRITPNLETVREGDTRTYGPFECEFVAVNHSVPDALAVGIRTPAGLVVHSGDFKMDQLPIDGRITDLGAFSEFGREGVDLLLSDSTNAEFPGFVTSERDVGEELRRIFAAAKGRIITACFASHVHRVQQVIDAAHEHGRKVAFVGRSMVRNMEVARELGYLRVPGDILMNAREIDALPARQVCLVSTGSQGEPLSALSRMANRDHPVRIEADDTVVLASSLIPGNENAVHRVINGLHRWGATVLHKGNSLVHVSGHAPAGELLFLLNATKPANFLPIHGEWRHLRAHGRLAEATGVPRERIVYAEDGVVVDLADGVASVVGRVQCGYVYVDGLVVGDVSDMALKDRRILGDEGFITVVVVVDSMTGKVSAGPEFFARGFSDAGAAPFAEAEQRVADALSGAGAEGVGDTQALQQLVRRAVGKWVSETYGRRPMIIPVVVEV
- a CDS encoding DUF5995 family protein → MVRTDDGGGGTPPDSIADVVARMAAIEAALPPGDGVACFDRMYLQVTELVRDRIGAGYFADPDAMTALDVTFAELFLAAVDAADAGQRVPRAWAPLFARRAAPRVLAVQFAIAGMNAHINHDLPIAVVTTCEQRGLVPAAIHDDYLRVNALLGSIEQQVRQSFEDEVVRTVDRDLSPVLDLLGNWSIDKAREAAWVNADVLWRLRDVAV